TGAGCTCGTCCTCAAGGCGACGCTCGTCACGCAGATTGTGCTCGGCCTCCTGGCGCTCCTCTCGCTCTTTTCGTGGGGCGTGATGCTTGCCAAGTGGCTGGAGTTCCGTCGCGTGAGTGCGTCGTCGCGCGGATTCCTGCGCGACTTCGCCAAAGCGTCCAAGCTCGAACAGGTCGCGGGCCTCGCCAAGCGTTCCAAGCCAAGTCCGTTCACGCGCATCTTTACGCGCGCCATCGATTTTCTGCACGAGACGCAGCCACTCGGCACCGCGAATGTGGCGGGAGCTGAACGCGGCGCACACGTCACCCTCACGGCGTCGCAGGTGGAAGCGCTACGGCTCGTGCTCGATTCGGAAACCAATGCGGAGCGCGATGCCCTCAGTCGCTTTATTCCGTCGCTCGCGATGATCGGCTCGGCGAGTCCGCTGATGGGGCTGATGGGCACAGTCCTTGGCGTGATCCAAGCGTTCCTCGGTATCGCTCGGAGTGGCGCCGGCAATCTTGGCGCGGTCGCGCCGGGTGTCGCCGAGGCGTTGATCGCCACAGCGGCTGCGTTGGCTGTCGCTATTCCGGCGGTGTTCGGCTACAACATCTTCGCCAACAAGCTCAATCGCTTCGACAGTGAGCTCGAAGGGTTCGGATCGGAAGTCATCGCGCTGATGGCGCGCGAGGGTCGCATTTAATGTCGGCGAAGGTTGGCGTGCGTACGTGTGACCGCGCGGGACGCGCGTCGTGAGCCGTCGTCGACGCGGGGAACGCACGCCGCTCAACGCGGAGATCAACGTCGTCTCGTTGATCGACGTGATGATGCTGCTGATGGTGATCTTCATGATCACCGCGCCCATGATGCAGGGCGGGGTAGACGTCGCGTTGCCGAAGGTGGATGCCAAACCGCTTGAATCAAAAACGGCGCTCGTGGTGAGTGTCACCGCTGACGGTCGCATCTTTGTGGACGAAACGCGGATGTCGCTCGGCGAGTTCAAGGCGACGTTTCCGTCGATGGCGCGTCGGCAGGGGCGCGAAGGCGTCTATTTCCGCGGCGACGAACGCGCACGGTACGGACTCGTGGTCGAGGTACTCGCCGTGATGCGTGCGGCGGGGGTGACCAACGTCGGCCTGGTCGCCGAGCCGGAGACCATCAACAAGTGAGTGCGGCTAGGCGGCCCGCGGCGTCGATCACTATGCCGGTGGGCGTGTCGCTCCTCGGTCACGCCGCGATCATCGTGGGCGTGATCTTTATGAAGACGCCACCCCCGCTTCGGATGCCGCCTATCTACAAGGTGGATCTCGTGGCCGCACCAGCCGGCGAACGCGCGGCCGGCGTCGTGTCGGACGCGCCCGCGCCAACGGAACCCGCCGCCAAAACGCCGCCTCGTCCCGATACGAAAGCCAAGGCGCCGCCGACGAAGGCGAACAAGGCCATCCCCACGAAGGCCGCGCCGCGCGCCACGCCGAATGTCACCGCGAAGTCCACGCCGGAGGCGGTAAAGAATCCGCCCAAGGCCGGCGCTGGTGAAGTTGGCGGCAAGGGGACCGATGTCGTTGGCGTGCACACGGAAGGCATCGTCTTTCCGTATCCGGGGTATCTGCAGAATATCGTGCGGCAGATTGCCCTGAATTTTCAGTGGAAGGGGAATCCGGCTCTCCGCGCCGAGGCGTTTTTCATTATTCGGCGCGACGGCTCGATTGCCAGCTTTCGGTTTGTCAGCAGTAGCGGTAACTACGCGTTCGACCTCGAGGCGAAGGGTGCGGTGGAGGCGGCGGCCAAAGCGTTTGGACTGTTGCCCGCTGGATTCACCAACGACGCCCTCCCCGTAATCTTCAGCTTCGACCCGAGTATCCTGCGATGACCCCTTCCGCTCCGAACTCCAAACGACGAAGGCTGTCCGCCAGCGCCGTACGCCCCTCGCGCGCCGGCATCCGCGCGGCCGTTTTCCTTGCCGGCAGCGTGCTCTGTTCGGCACAGTTGACGGCCCAAAACGATAGCACCAGCGGCGTCCGGATCGGCCTGACCTACACCCCCGGAACCCGCCCTGGCGTGTTTGTAGCGCCGGTGGCCGGC
This region of Gemmatimonadota bacterium genomic DNA includes:
- a CDS encoding MotA/TolQ/ExbB proton channel family protein: MDFQAGSAIPSTPVELVLKATLVTQIVLGLLALLSLFSWGVMLAKWLEFRRVSASSRGFLRDFAKASKLEQVAGLAKRSKPSPFTRIFTRAIDFLHETQPLGTANVAGAERGAHVTLTASQVEALRLVLDSETNAERDALSRFIPSLAMIGSASPLMGLMGTVLGVIQAFLGIARSGAGNLGAVAPGVAEALIATAAALAVAIPAVFGYNIFANKLNRFDSELEGFGSEVIALMAREGRI
- a CDS encoding TonB C-terminal domain-containing protein, encoding MSAARRPAASITMPVGVSLLGHAAIIVGVIFMKTPPPLRMPPIYKVDLVAAPAGERAAGVVSDAPAPTEPAAKTPPRPDTKAKAPPTKANKAIPTKAAPRATPNVTAKSTPEAVKNPPKAGAGEVGGKGTDVVGVHTEGIVFPYPGYLQNIVRQIALNFQWKGNPALRAEAFFIIRRDGSIASFRFVSSSGNYAFDLEAKGAVEAAAKAFGLLPAGFTNDALPVIFSFDPSILR
- a CDS encoding biopolymer transporter ExbD yields the protein MSRRRRGERTPLNAEINVVSLIDVMMLLMVIFMITAPMMQGGVDVALPKVDAKPLESKTALVVSVTADGRIFVDETRMSLGEFKATFPSMARRQGREGVYFRGDERARYGLVVEVLAVMRAAGVTNVGLVAEPETINK